One part of the Arabidopsis thaliana chromosome 4, partial sequence genome encodes these proteins:
- a CDS encoding RING/U-box superfamily protein (RING/U-box superfamily protein; FUNCTIONS IN: zinc ion binding; INVOLVED IN: response to chitin; LOCATED IN: endomembrane system; EXPRESSED IN: 24 plant structures; EXPRESSED DURING: 15 growth stages; CONTAINS InterPro DOMAIN/s: Zinc finger, RING-type (InterPro:IPR001841), Zinc finger, C3HC4 RING-type (InterPro:IPR018957); BEST Arabidopsis thaliana protein match is: RING/U-box superfamily protein (TAIR:AT5G56340.1); Has 10466 Blast hits to 10426 proteins in 293 species: Archae - 0; Bacteria - 6; Metazoa - 2695; Fungi - 997; Plants - 5209; Viruses - 70; Other Eukaryotes - 1489 (source: NCBI BLink).), whose protein sequence is MSARYWCHMCSQMVNPVIGAEIKCPFCQSGFVEEMSREINGGSSSSLREVQDPEIDFGTDRALSLWGPILLGMMSNPRRRRRFRRTEFGVDNDEVNVSDDVDGNDSVDIDRHHHRRHRHRQQGREIDLDREFESILRRRRRSSATILQLLQGIRAGIASEYESSDRDLLNQSAVVQGSTSLNQNRNNTSLSAIGDYFVGSSLDHLLEHLADNDSIRHGSLPARKEVVDNLPTVKISESLQCSICLDDFDKGSEAKEMPCKHKFHIRCIVPWLELHSSCPVCRYELPPDDETKVNPVRPRTRTLEINVSNENVEDDARNSNVSERRFSFPWPFSGLFSSSSSSSASASGSSHLGENS, encoded by the coding sequence ATGTCAGCTAGGTATTGGTGTCACATGTGTTCACAAATGGTGAATCCAGTTATTGGTGCCGAGATCAAATGCCCCTTTTGCCAAAGCGGGTTTGTCGAGGAAATGAGCCGTGAGATTAATGGCGGCAGCAGTAGCAGTCTAAGGGAGGTTCAAGACCCTGAGATTGATTTTGGTACAGACCGTGCATTGTCTCTATGGGGTCCAATCTTGCTTGGAATGATGAGTAATCCTCGTAGACGTAGAAGGTTTAGGAGGACAGAGTTTGGTGTGGATAATGATGAGGTCAATGTAtctgatgatgttgatggaaATGACAGCGTCGATATTGATCgacatcatcatcgtcgtcatCGCCACAGGCAACAAGGTAGAGAGATTGATTTAGACAGAGAGTTTGAGTCTATCCTTAGGAGGAGACGGAGAAGCTCAGCTACTATATTGCAGTTGCTTCAGGGTATTCGTGCAGGGATTGCTTCTGAGTATGAGAGCTCGGATCGAGACCTGTTAAATCAATCAGCTGTTGTTCAGGGTTCAACGAGTTTGAATCAAAACCGGAACAATACTTCTCTTTCTGCAATTGGAGATTACTTTGTTGGATCCAGTTTAGACCATTTGCTTGAACATCTAGCTGATAATGATTCAATCAGGCACGGGAGTCTTCCAGCACGTAAAGAAGTTGTGGATAATCTCCCAACGGTTAAGATAAGTGAATCATTGCAGTGCTCGATTTGTTTGGATGATTTTGACAAAGGAAGTGAAGCTAAAGAGATGCCGTGTAAGCACAAGTTTCACATCCGGTGTATAGTACCGTGGCTCGAGCTTCACAGTTCATGTCCCGTGTGCCGATATGAACTCCCTCCTGATGATGAGACCAAGGTTAATCCTGTAAGACCGAGAACAAGAACTCTAGAGATCAACGTAAGTAATGAGAATGTGGAAGATGATGCAAGGAACAGTAATGTGAGCGAGAGAAGGTTCTCTTTTCCATGGCCGTTCAGCGGATTATTCTCTTCATCCTCTTCGTCATCCGCATCGGCCTCGGGGTCATCTCATCTCGGTGAGAACTCGTAA